The Myxococcota bacterium genome contains a region encoding:
- a CDS encoding OB-fold domain-containing protein, translated as MAEPIPFVDYLVLGDQPHLVANECTQCGARYFDRRSACAQCSGTEFKQVPIATEGELRTFTIVAFAAPGIPVPFVSGVVDCQGTSVRANIVNVPADPEHVKLGMKVRLTTFPIGSDGEGTEAINFGFEPIP; from the coding sequence TTGGCTGAACCCATCCCCTTCGTCGACTATCTGGTCCTCGGTGACCAACCCCACCTGGTCGCCAACGAGTGCACCCAGTGCGGCGCGCGCTACTTCGATCGGCGCAGTGCCTGCGCCCAGTGCTCGGGCACCGAGTTCAAGCAGGTCCCGATCGCCACCGAGGGCGAGCTGCGCACCTTCACCATCGTCGCCTTCGCCGCGCCGGGCATCCCGGTGCCCTTCGTGTCGGGCGTCGTCGACTGCCAGGGCACCAGCGTCCGCGCCAACATCGTGAACGTCCCGGCCGACCCCGAGCACGTGAAGCTCGGCATGAAGGTGCGGCTCACCACCTTCCCGATCGGGTCCGACGGCGAGGGCACCGAAGCCATCAACTTCGGCTTCGAACCGATCCCGTAA
- a CDS encoding MAPEG family protein: protein MTTPFWCLLIVLVMPYVLAGLGGALRVKQLGSLDNNHPRVQAQELRGIAARAYAAQQNAWEAVSFFGTAVVINHLAGGAPGTSATLAMVYVAARLGHAAAYLADQPILRTIVFLVSLVCGVWLIVLGINA from the coding sequence ATGACGACACCCTTCTGGTGCCTGTTGATCGTCTTGGTCATGCCCTACGTCCTCGCCGGACTGGGCGGAGCGCTCCGGGTGAAGCAACTCGGCAGCCTCGACAACAACCATCCGCGCGTGCAGGCGCAGGAGCTGCGCGGAATCGCTGCGCGCGCCTACGCGGCCCAGCAGAACGCCTGGGAGGCGGTGAGCTTCTTCGGTACCGCGGTGGTGATCAATCACCTCGCCGGGGGAGCGCCGGGCACCTCGGCCACCCTCGCGATGGTCTACGTCGCAGCCCGCCTGGGACACGCAGCGGCCTACCTCGCTGACCAGCCGATACTGCGCACGATCGTGTTTCTGGTGAGCCTGGTTTGCGGCGTCTGGCTCATCGTCCTCGGGATCAACGCGTAG
- a CDS encoding VOC family protein, translating into MLDHLSTYATDFPRTKTFYEQALAPLGYTLQMEMTAAWDTEFPERRLCAFGPPGKPAFWVVETLVEYTPRHVAFLAPDRPAADAFHAAALAAGGSDFGTPGPRPIYHEHYYGAFVLDPDGNNVEAVCHAPG; encoded by the coding sequence ATGCTCGACCACCTCAGCACCTACGCCACCGACTTCCCCAGGACGAAAACCTTCTACGAGCAAGCCCTGGCGCCCCTTGGCTACACGCTGCAGATGGAGATGACCGCCGCGTGGGACACCGAGTTCCCGGAGCGCCGGCTGTGCGCCTTCGGGCCACCCGGGAAGCCGGCCTTCTGGGTGGTCGAGACCCTGGTGGAGTACACGCCGCGGCACGTGGCGTTCCTCGCTCCCGATCGCCCGGCCGCCGACGCCTTCCACGCGGCTGCGCTCGCCGCCGGCGGCAGCGACTTCGGCACCCCGGGGCCGCGGCCCATCTATCACGAGCACTACTACGGCGCGTTCGTGCTGGACCCGGATGGCAACAACGTCGAGGCGGTCTGCCACGCCCCCGGCTGA
- a CDS encoding cytochrome P450: protein MEPDVDFAHSSSWDAEMPARLERLRENHPVYWSEKTGAFIATRFEDVIHVSKHNEIFCSGEGVLPGAASPKIGMIDEDEPRHGEMRSLINRGFTPRMVKKWEAVFQQITDDALDAIARQEECDFVEDVAVPLPLILIAEMIGIRKEDRDRFHQWSDHMILAQGNFDKPEIAARAGQAAVEYIGYVTQVIEDRRREPKDDLISILVRAKDDGVLKQLEGRMSAIETALDRDDETREMSNDELIKMCILLMVAGNETTRNGLSGGLQLLIENPEARQRLVEDPSLIPDAVEEMLRLTSPVLSFIRTATQDTELRGTPIRQGQKVLMIYGAANRDPRQYENPGVFDIDRKPQHLAFGIGNHFCLGANLARMEMRVAFREILRRFPDMEYSNGGPKFAPSALVRSVSELRVRYTPEDQRKSA, encoded by the coding sequence ATGGAACCCGATGTCGATTTCGCTCACTCCTCCAGCTGGGACGCCGAGATGCCCGCGCGCCTCGAGCGCCTGCGCGAGAACCACCCGGTCTATTGGAGCGAGAAGACCGGTGCCTTCATCGCGACGCGCTTCGAGGACGTGATCCACGTCTCGAAGCACAACGAGATCTTCTGCTCGGGCGAAGGTGTGCTGCCCGGCGCTGCGAGCCCGAAGATCGGCATGATCGACGAAGACGAGCCCCGCCACGGCGAGATGCGGAGCCTGATCAACCGCGGCTTCACCCCGCGCATGGTCAAGAAGTGGGAAGCGGTCTTCCAGCAGATCACCGACGACGCCCTCGACGCCATCGCCCGACAAGAAGAGTGCGACTTCGTCGAGGACGTGGCCGTTCCGCTGCCGCTGATCCTGATCGCCGAGATGATCGGCATTCGGAAAGAAGACCGGGATCGCTTCCACCAGTGGTCGGATCACATGATCCTGGCCCAGGGCAACTTCGACAAACCCGAGATCGCCGCGCGAGCCGGCCAGGCCGCCGTCGAGTACATCGGCTACGTCACCCAGGTGATCGAAGACCGCCGCCGCGAGCCCAAGGACGACCTGATCAGCATCCTCGTCCGCGCGAAGGACGACGGCGTCCTCAAGCAGCTCGAGGGGCGCATGTCGGCGATCGAGACGGCCCTCGACCGGGACGACGAGACGCGCGAGATGAGCAACGACGAGCTCATCAAAATGTGCATCCTGCTGATGGTCGCGGGCAACGAGACCACGCGGAACGGCCTCTCGGGCGGGCTCCAGCTCTTGATCGAGAACCCGGAAGCGCGCCAGCGCTTGGTCGAGGACCCGAGTCTGATCCCGGATGCCGTCGAGGAGATGCTGCGCCTGACTTCGCCCGTGCTCAGCTTCATTCGCACGGCGACCCAGGACACCGAGCTGCGCGGCACCCCGATTCGCCAGGGGCAGAAGGTGCTGATGATCTACGGCGCCGCGAACCGCGACCCCCGGCAGTACGAGAACCCGGGCGTCTTCGACATCGACCGCAAGCCTCAACACCTCGCCTTCGGCATCGGCAACCACTTCTGTCTGGGCGCGAACCTCGCGCGGATGGAGATGCGGGTCGCCTTCCGCGAGATCCTGCGCCGTTTCCCGGACATGGAGTACTCGAACGGCGGCCCCAAGTTCGCGCCGTCGGCCCTGGTCCGGAGCGTCTCCGAGCTCCGGGTGCGGTACACGCCCGAAGACCAGCGGAAGAGCGCGTAG
- a CDS encoding MerR family transcriptional regulator, with amino-acid sequence MTLEDIDRSEPVSLIEADATPYSLGAVVRLTGLTAHTLRAWERRYGAVAPARTPRGTRRYSREEVSRLRLLRSAVDAGHRISDIAQLSDDDLELHLQPIARAPVDTLSGALEALEALDAPGIEQLLTDQLDLLGPSRCVRRVILPLMREVGDRWARGEGSVEAEHLLSSTTRALLGVVLRNTPRLPQAPQLLFSTPEGEPHEFGSLCAAVIAAGAGAAVTYLGPNLPVSAVIGATRKSNPIAVALGVVTLDPRRARAYLRELRASLPDETGLWVGGAALAEPLAGIEALDIDTLERRVARAARSALAPSR; translated from the coding sequence ATGACACTCGAAGACATCGATCGCAGCGAACCCGTCTCGCTGATCGAGGCGGACGCCACGCCCTACTCTCTGGGCGCCGTCGTGCGCCTCACGGGCCTGACCGCCCACACCCTCCGCGCCTGGGAGCGCCGCTACGGCGCCGTCGCTCCGGCGCGCACACCGCGCGGCACGCGCCGCTACAGCCGCGAGGAAGTGTCACGGCTGCGCTTGCTGCGTTCGGCGGTCGACGCAGGACATCGCATCAGCGACATCGCACAGCTGAGCGATGACGACCTCGAGCTGCACCTGCAGCCGATCGCGCGTGCGCCGGTCGACACGCTGAGCGGCGCACTCGAAGCGCTCGAGGCGCTGGACGCGCCGGGGATCGAACAGCTCCTCACCGACCAGCTCGATCTGCTCGGGCCCAGTCGCTGCGTCCGTCGCGTGATCCTGCCGTTGATGCGCGAAGTCGGTGACCGCTGGGCCCGCGGCGAAGGATCGGTCGAAGCCGAGCACCTGCTGAGCAGCACCACCCGCGCGCTGCTGGGCGTGGTACTCCGCAACACGCCGCGCCTTCCGCAGGCCCCTCAGCTCCTGTTCTCCACTCCGGAAGGAGAACCCCACGAGTTCGGATCGCTGTGTGCCGCGGTGATCGCCGCCGGCGCCGGCGCCGCCGTGACCTACCTCGGCCCCAATCTCCCGGTCTCTGCGGTGATCGGCGCGACGCGAAAGTCGAACCCGATCGCCGTGGCACTCGGCGTTGTCACCCTCGACCCGCGCCGGGCGCGGGCCTATCTGCGCGAGTTGCGGGCTTCCCTACCCGATGAAACCGGGCTCTGGGTCGGCGGCGCTGCGCTCGCCGAGCCGTTGGCCGGCATCGAGGCACTGGACATCGACACGCTCGAGCGGCGCGTGGCGCGCGCGGCCCGAAGCGCGCTCGCGCCCAGCCGCTGA
- a CDS encoding DUF3179 domain-containing protein produces MPNPSPTRATPLPTPRHCPLLRAAALILALGVGVACSVEAVPDAEAPTAPAASEARPPIPVEIFFALVQNDPLLAKEALDLITSDWRDGYAPMLLEVSRFSRHRSAIFEALERGTKTSFGTDHDAAFRWVWSREITPHPDYGVFKARLYEYLDPDFAAYFDDHTEDARIRLDEVRWGGVARDGIPPLDRPRMIPAAEADYLAPDNVVFGIALGGEARAYPKRILAWHEMFKDTIGGTSVAGVYCTLCGSMIVYETEFEGTHHELGTSGFLYRSNKLMYDHATESLWSTLRGEPAIGPLVGKGIRLTPRHVVTTTWERWQALHPETTVLSLDTGHERDYGEGVAYRSYFATDELMFEVPSLDRRLANKSEVLALRFGAGASPTAIAVEKLAATPTLEGTENGVPYVIFTDTSGASRVYARGEHQFRSFDGDRTAVDNVGGSWRLTEDALVRNTPDAAARLDRLPAHRAFWFGWYAAYPNTRLLQ; encoded by the coding sequence GTGCCGAACCCGAGCCCGACCCGAGCGACCCCGCTTCCCACTCCTCGACACTGCCCGCTTCTGCGCGCGGCAGCTCTGATCCTGGCCCTGGGGGTCGGGGTCGCCTGCAGCGTGGAGGCCGTCCCGGACGCGGAGGCACCTACAGCGCCCGCGGCAAGTGAGGCGCGCCCGCCGATCCCCGTCGAGATCTTCTTCGCCCTCGTCCAGAACGATCCGCTACTGGCGAAGGAGGCCCTGGACCTGATTACGAGCGACTGGCGGGACGGCTACGCCCCGATGCTCCTCGAGGTGTCCCGCTTCAGCCGCCACCGCTCCGCAATCTTCGAGGCTCTCGAGCGCGGGACGAAGACGAGCTTCGGCACGGATCACGACGCCGCCTTCCGCTGGGTGTGGTCGCGCGAAATCACGCCGCATCCCGACTACGGCGTCTTCAAAGCGCGACTCTACGAGTACCTGGACCCGGACTTCGCCGCCTACTTCGACGATCACACCGAGGATGCGCGCATCCGTCTCGACGAGGTGCGGTGGGGCGGCGTCGCCCGCGACGGAATCCCGCCCCTCGACCGCCCCCGCATGATCCCGGCCGCCGAAGCCGACTACCTCGCTCCCGACAACGTCGTCTTCGGCATCGCGCTCGGCGGCGAGGCACGCGCCTACCCGAAGCGCATTCTCGCCTGGCACGAAATGTTCAAGGACACGATCGGCGGCACGAGCGTCGCGGGCGTCTACTGCACCCTCTGCGGAAGCATGATCGTCTACGAGACCGAGTTCGAGGGGACGCACCACGAGCTCGGAACCAGCGGCTTCCTCTACCGCTCGAACAAGCTCATGTACGACCACGCCACCGAGTCCCTGTGGTCGACCCTGCGTGGCGAGCCCGCGATCGGGCCGCTCGTCGGAAAGGGCATCCGCCTCACTCCGCGCCACGTCGTCACCACCACCTGGGAACGCTGGCAGGCCCTTCACCCCGAGACGACGGTCCTCTCCCTCGACACGGGCCACGAGCGGGACTACGGAGAAGGCGTCGCCTACCGCAGCTACTTCGCCACCGACGAGCTGATGTTCGAGGTGCCGAGCCTCGATCGCCGCCTCGCGAACAAGTCCGAGGTGCTCGCCCTGCGTTTCGGAGCGGGCGCTTCGCCCACTGCCATCGCCGTGGAGAAGCTCGCCGCGACGCCGACGCTCGAGGGCACCGAGAACGGGGTTCCCTACGTGATCTTCACCGACACGTCGGGAGCGAGTCGCGTCTATGCGCGCGGAGAGCACCAGTTCCGCTCGTTCGATGGCGACCGCACGGCCGTCGACAACGTCGGCGGCAGCTGGCGGCTCACCGAGGACGCCCTGGTGCGGAACACGCCAGACGCGGCAGCGCGCCTCGACCGACTCCCTGCGCACCGGGCCTTCTGGTTCGGCTGGTACGCGGCCTACCCGAACACCCGGCTCTTGCAGTAG
- a CDS encoding thiolase family protein: MASEDLWILGINMTQFGKHHDKDILDLATEATLAALKDGGVTMQDMGVLAAGNLMGRGSVAQEIQKQVGQTGIPAYNVANACATGATALRVAALTVKAGEADMGLAVGVEKLAGAGLLVGGSRKDDGDTWERSGRFGAVAPVDGRIGTDTMPGVFAQVGMEYGHRYGGASFELFAQISEKNHSHSTLNPLAAYTKKMTLEQIMGDIMIAYPNTRPMCSANCDGAAAAVVVSDAKLKTLSLEQQRRAVKISASILTSDPYQEACQVLPDVNTLTRRAAEQAYEQAGVGPEDLDLVELHDCFATAELVHYDNLKLCPEGEAVDFFKSGATWRDGRMPVNVSGGLQSKGHPIAATGIANIWEVCHHLRGEAGPRQIEGAKVGLAHVIGLASACGVHILEKSAA, translated from the coding sequence ATGGCCAGCGAAGACCTCTGGATCCTCGGCATCAACATGACCCAGTTCGGGAAGCACCACGACAAGGACATCCTCGATCTGGCGACCGAAGCCACCTTGGCGGCGCTGAAGGATGGCGGCGTGACCATGCAGGACATGGGCGTCCTCGCCGCCGGAAACCTGATGGGCCGCGGCTCGGTGGCCCAGGAGATCCAGAAGCAGGTCGGCCAGACCGGGATCCCGGCCTACAACGTCGCTAACGCCTGCGCGACGGGCGCGACCGCCCTGCGCGTCGCCGCCCTGACGGTGAAGGCCGGCGAAGCCGACATGGGGCTCGCGGTGGGCGTCGAAAAGCTCGCCGGGGCGGGGCTCCTGGTCGGCGGGTCACGCAAGGACGACGGCGACACCTGGGAGCGATCGGGACGCTTCGGCGCCGTCGCACCGGTGGACGGGCGCATCGGCACCGACACGATGCCGGGTGTGTTCGCCCAGGTGGGCATGGAGTACGGGCACCGCTACGGCGGCGCGAGTTTCGAGCTCTTCGCCCAGATCTCCGAAAAGAACCACTCTCACTCGACGCTCAACCCGCTCGCGGCGTACACGAAGAAGATGACGCTCGAGCAGATCATGGGCGACATCATGATCGCCTACCCGAACACGCGCCCGATGTGCTCGGCGAACTGCGACGGGGCGGCGGCCGCGGTCGTCGTGAGCGACGCGAAGCTGAAGACGCTCTCGCTCGAGCAGCAGCGCCGCGCCGTGAAGATCTCGGCGTCGATCCTGACCAGCGATCCCTACCAGGAAGCCTGCCAGGTGCTGCCCGACGTCAACACCCTCACGCGACGCGCGGCCGAGCAGGCGTACGAGCAGGCGGGCGTCGGGCCGGAAGACCTCGACCTCGTCGAGCTGCACGACTGTTTCGCCACCGCCGAGCTCGTGCACTACGACAACCTGAAGCTCTGCCCCGAGGGCGAGGCCGTCGACTTCTTCAAGTCGGGCGCCACCTGGCGCGACGGCCGCATGCCCGTGAACGTGTCGGGCGGCCTGCAGTCGAAGGGCCACCCCATCGCGGCGACGGGCATCGCCAACATCTGGGAGGTCTGCCACCACCTGCGCGGCGAAGCGGGCCCGCGCCAGATCGAGGGCGCAAAGGTCGGCCTGGCCCACGTAATCGGGCTGGCCTCGGCCTGTGGCGTGCACATCCTGGAGAAGTCGGCCGCCTAG
- a CDS encoding sigma-70 family RNA polymerase sigma factor — MDHHLDSTSETRDLPLALEPAPEATTQPSDSGSGAGPDAVGRYLETLRRLPLMKPGEATELAHRIRAGEEALRASLAEMPAASRLVVERWQERRRDGRVTGTMAHRYRENPSHDWTTPFDAHMEALEQHLASWQESVDRHGRSATQTQRVAEKIGAELQEAHVLLEILEDVHTELAAVLAAPATREIRARRKALGLAACDRRSAKSAASARGDRSEARQTFASRNLRLVIKVAKRYRKLGVPFIDLIQEGNVGLLRAVEKFDPDRGFQFSTYAVWWIEQAMIRAIQHHSRTVRLPSNLYDQERAVRRARESLLTRQAAEPDSLDLATALDLPFETVDRIAGVTARAKSIDEPVTEDGEVTLGDRLAEEEEDPASGFDMRRVHRVLGDAMRALSQREQSVLSLRFGWADGNPLTLHEIGDRIGLSRERVRQLQMGALEKLRASGEVARLAEFLEAGV, encoded by the coding sequence ATGGACCACCACCTCGATTCGACCTCCGAAACCCGCGACCTCCCGCTGGCCCTGGAGCCGGCTCCCGAGGCCACCACCCAACCCTCCGACTCGGGGAGCGGCGCAGGGCCCGATGCGGTCGGCCGCTACCTCGAGACCCTGCGGCGCCTGCCGCTGATGAAGCCCGGCGAGGCCACCGAACTCGCCCACCGGATCCGGGCGGGGGAGGAAGCCCTGCGGGCTTCTCTCGCCGAGATGCCGGCAGCGTCGCGCCTGGTGGTCGAGCGCTGGCAGGAGCGCCGGCGCGACGGTCGGGTGACGGGCACGATGGCGCACCGCTACCGGGAGAACCCGAGCCACGACTGGACCACGCCGTTCGACGCGCACATGGAGGCGCTCGAGCAGCACCTCGCGTCCTGGCAGGAATCGGTCGACCGCCACGGCCGCAGCGCGACGCAGACCCAGCGCGTCGCGGAGAAGATCGGCGCGGAACTCCAGGAGGCGCACGTTCTCCTCGAGATCCTCGAGGACGTGCACACCGAACTCGCCGCCGTACTTGCTGCACCGGCCACCCGCGAGATCCGGGCGCGCCGCAAGGCACTCGGGCTGGCGGCGTGTGACCGGCGCTCCGCCAAGTCCGCGGCCAGCGCCCGCGGCGATCGTTCCGAGGCGCGACAGACCTTCGCGAGCCGCAACCTGCGCCTCGTGATCAAGGTGGCGAAGCGCTATCGCAAGCTGGGCGTGCCCTTCATCGACCTGATCCAGGAAGGCAACGTGGGTCTCTTGCGGGCGGTCGAGAAGTTCGATCCGGATCGCGGTTTCCAGTTCTCGACCTACGCCGTGTGGTGGATCGAGCAGGCGATGATCCGCGCGATCCAGCACCACTCGCGAACCGTTCGACTTCCCTCGAACCTCTACGATCAGGAGCGAGCGGTACGTCGCGCGCGGGAGAGCCTCCTCACCCGCCAGGCCGCCGAGCCCGATTCTCTGGACCTGGCCACCGCGCTGGATCTCCCCTTCGAGACCGTCGACCGGATCGCGGGCGTCACCGCGCGCGCGAAGTCGATCGACGAGCCGGTGACCGAAGACGGTGAGGTCACCCTCGGCGACCGGCTCGCAGAGGAAGAGGAAGATCCGGCTTCGGGGTTCGACATGCGGCGCGTGCACCGCGTGCTCGGCGATGCGATGCGAGCGCTCAGCCAGCGCGAGCAGAGCGTCCTGTCGCTGCGCTTCGGCTGGGCCGACGGCAACCCGCTCACGCTCCACGAGATCGGCGACCGGATCGGCCTGTCGCGCGAGCGCGTCCGCCAGCTCCAGATGGGCGCGCTCGAGAAGCTCCGCGCCTCGGGTGAGGTCGCGCGCCTCGCCGAGTTCCTCGAAGCCGGCGTCTGA
- a CDS encoding HD domain-containing protein, with protein sequence MPDTTFTRMQDATREDYQVIGKHSLDFFQGLPDRVLRHLQILDGDSGGYAVSRLTHSLQTATRAERDGRDDEYVVCALLHDIGDTLATANHADLAATILEPFVSDENHWIVKHHAIFQGYYFFHHLGLDRNARDAFRDHPLFRECAAFCQKYDQNSFDPEYETLPLEHFEPMVRKLLAAPRKSIYMNDEGGGLGAAQQ encoded by the coding sequence ATGCCGGACACCACCTTCACGCGGATGCAGGACGCGACCCGCGAGGACTACCAGGTCATCGGGAAGCACAGCCTCGACTTCTTCCAGGGACTTCCCGACCGGGTGCTCCGGCATCTCCAGATCCTCGACGGCGATTCCGGTGGCTATGCCGTGAGTCGGCTCACCCACAGCCTGCAAACCGCCACCCGCGCGGAGCGCGACGGACGTGACGACGAGTACGTGGTGTGTGCGCTGCTCCACGACATCGGGGACACCCTCGCCACCGCCAACCACGCCGATCTTGCGGCGACGATCCTCGAGCCCTTCGTCTCCGACGAGAACCACTGGATCGTGAAGCACCACGCCATCTTCCAGGGGTACTACTTCTTCCACCACCTGGGTCTCGACCGAAACGCGCGGGACGCATTCCGGGACCACCCGCTGTTCCGCGAGTGCGCCGCGTTCTGTCAGAAGTACGACCAGAACAGCTTCGATCCCGAATACGAGACTCTTCCGCTCGAGCACTTCGAGCCGATGGTGCGCAAGCTCCTCGCCGCGCCGCGCAAGTCGATCTACATGAACGACGAGGGCGGGGGGCTGGGGGCGGCCCAGCAGTAA
- a CDS encoding cytochrome P450, whose product MAGPAPPLDLSKPIPLATQAFATHKYAYYERLRAEAPVCRARAGFLPIYVVARHSDCLDLLKDTRFVRNRSTATGGGRMPFPTPRSVALLAQSMITEDDPAHRRLRNLVNQAFTPRAVARLEPSIRAFTAQALDNLEATARRHPEREVDLLRHFAAPIPVAVIGELVGVPRAMMPRFQESVRALTGGLSLWMVLRLFAWDLRRAIALVRELVEAKRKDPGDDLLTGLLEAEAEGDRLTEDEVVSMVFLLVVAGFETTTHLIGNGVRTLLQHPEAWRALRADPDGWPTAVEEILRFRGPIHGTKLQYATEEVELAGVKIPKGSAVIPLLGSANHDPDAFDAPERFDIARHPNPHLGFSHGNHFCLGAQLARLETRIALEALIERFPEARLAPRADALEPQKMLLWHRYAEMPLTLPAG is encoded by the coding sequence ATGGCCGGACCTGCCCCGCCCCTCGACCTCTCGAAGCCGATCCCGCTCGCGACCCAGGCGTTCGCGACCCACAAGTACGCCTACTACGAGCGCCTGCGGGCCGAGGCCCCGGTGTGCCGGGCCCGAGCCGGCTTCCTCCCGATCTACGTGGTCGCGCGGCACTCGGACTGCCTCGATCTCCTGAAGGACACGCGCTTCGTCCGCAACCGCTCGACGGCCACGGGAGGCGGGCGCATGCCCTTCCCTACCCCCCGGTCGGTGGCCCTGCTCGCCCAGAGCATGATCACCGAGGACGATCCGGCGCACCGGCGGCTGCGCAACCTCGTCAACCAGGCATTCACGCCCCGCGCCGTGGCGCGGCTGGAGCCGAGCATCCGCGCGTTCACCGCGCAGGCGCTCGACAACCTCGAAGCCACCGCGCGTCGCCACCCCGAACGCGAGGTCGACCTGCTGCGCCACTTCGCCGCGCCGATTCCCGTCGCAGTGATCGGCGAGCTCGTCGGGGTGCCGCGCGCGATGATGCCCCGCTTCCAGGAGAGCGTGCGCGCGCTCACCGGCGGCCTCTCCCTATGGATGGTGCTGCGGCTGTTCGCCTGGGACTTGCGACGCGCGATCGCCCTCGTTCGCGAGCTCGTCGAAGCGAAGCGCAAGGACCCGGGGGACGATCTCTTGACCGGCCTCCTCGAAGCCGAAGCGGAAGGAGACCGGCTGACCGAGGACGAAGTGGTGAGCATGGTCTTCCTCCTGGTGGTGGCGGGCTTCGAGACGACGACGCACCTGATCGGCAACGGCGTCCGCACGCTCTTGCAGCACCCGGAGGCCTGGCGCGCACTCCGCGCAGATCCCGACGGTTGGCCGACCGCCGTCGAAGAGATCCTGCGCTTTCGCGGTCCGATTCACGGAACCAAGCTCCAGTACGCCACCGAAGAGGTCGAGCTCGCCGGCGTGAAGATCCCGAAGGGGTCGGCGGTGATCCCCCTGTTGGGTTCGGCGAACCACGACCCCGACGCCTTCGACGCGCCCGAACGCTTCGACATCGCCCGCCACCCGAACCCGCACCTCGGCTTCTCCCACGGAAATCACTTCTGTCTGGGCGCGCAACTCGCGCGACTCGAAACGCGCATCGCCCTCGAGGCGCTGATCGAGCGCTTTCCCGAAGCCCGCCTTGCCCCGCGAGCGGATGCGCTGGAACCCCAGAAGATGCTGCTCTGGCATCGCTACGCCGAGATGCCGCTCACGCTTCCCGCAGGCTGA
- a CDS encoding TetR/AcrR family transcriptional regulator yields MDEPRRSLTVNEAPETAPTGRRERRKREVRERIYNAARELFSKQGFDATTVDEIAELADVATATFFNHFAGKQSLLGWMATEVVDKLQLLMQAHLLGDAPSEERLRRFVASATDAIAAQRGVARDVLLEFMRQDATPDGPHPYLDRVHEPFEALIAAGQARGEMRDDADPAFLAQMAVGMLNSAITRWLADPHYPVERGLFDATEFVLSTLAQRD; encoded by the coding sequence TTGGATGAGCCTCGAAGGTCACTCACGGTGAACGAAGCCCCCGAGACCGCCCCCACCGGTCGGCGCGAGCGCCGCAAGCGCGAGGTGCGCGAGCGGATCTACAACGCCGCGCGCGAGCTTTTCTCGAAGCAGGGCTTCGACGCGACGACGGTCGACGAAATCGCCGAACTCGCCGACGTGGCGACGGCCACCTTCTTCAACCACTTCGCCGGCAAGCAGAGCCTGCTCGGATGGATGGCCACGGAGGTCGTCGACAAGCTGCAGCTGTTGATGCAGGCCCACCTCTTGGGCGACGCACCGAGCGAGGAGCGGCTGCGACGTTTCGTCGCGTCGGCCACCGATGCGATCGCCGCCCAGCGCGGCGTCGCCCGAGACGTGCTGCTCGAGTTCATGCGCCAGGACGCAACGCCGGACGGACCACACCCGTACCTGGACCGCGTCCACGAGCCCTTCGAGGCGCTGATCGCCGCTGGCCAGGCGCGCGGCGAGATGCGCGACGACGCAGACCCCGCCTTCCTCGCGCAGATGGCGGTGGGCATGCTCAACTCCGCCATCACGCGCTGGCTCGCGGATCCCCACTACCCCGTCGAGCGAGGACTCTTCGACGCGACGGAGTTCGTCTTGTCGACGCTCGCCCAACGCGACTGA
- a CDS encoding sigma-70 family RNA polymerase sigma factor — MGDARDPKDPPGPSGPATESALVARLREGDAAAFEELVRAQGPRMLSVAQRYLQNEDDARECVQEAFLAAHRSIGRFEGRALLGTWLHRIVVNAALMRLRSRRAKPEELLEDWLPRYDRYGFREGPVHTNDLTPEELYRRADTAKHVREAIERLPESHRTVLFLRDIDGFSTEETAELLGTSRGSIKMRLHRARSALRTLLAPLFAEDAD, encoded by the coding sequence ATGGGCGACGCGCGCGACCCGAAAGATCCTCCTGGCCCGAGCGGCCCGGCGACCGAGTCGGCGCTGGTCGCGCGCCTACGAGAGGGGGATGCCGCCGCTTTCGAAGAGCTGGTCCGCGCCCAGGGCCCGCGCATGCTCTCGGTGGCCCAGCGCTACCTCCAGAACGAGGATGACGCGCGCGAGTGCGTGCAAGAGGCGTTTCTCGCGGCCCATCGATCGATCGGGCGGTTCGAAGGGCGCGCGCTCCTCGGGACCTGGCTCCATCGGATCGTCGTCAACGCCGCGCTGATGCGGCTTCGCTCCCGCCGGGCGAAGCCCGAAGAGCTGCTCGAAGACTGGCTCCCTCGCTACGACCGCTACGGGTTTCGGGAAGGTCCGGTTCACACGAACGATCTCACCCCCGAGGAGCTCTACCGCCGCGCCGATACCGCGAAGCACGTGCGCGAAGCGATCGAGCGCCTGCCCGAGAGCCACCGCACCGTGCTCTTCCTGCGCGACATCGACGGCTTCTCTACCGAAGAGACCGCCGAGTTGCTCGGAACCAGCCGCGGGAGCATCAAGATGCGTCTCCACCGAGCGCGATCCGCCTTGCGCACGCTCCTCGCGCCACTCTTCGCGGAGGACGCCGACTGA